The proteins below are encoded in one region of Metabacillus dongyingensis:
- a CDS encoding ABC transporter substrate-binding protein, which produces MKIRGKKFGILSMSIFLIFSLVLAACSSEESGASDDGGKAKGTTEITLWHGYTDIGLQALKKMVAAFEEKNPNIKVKMVYTEASEGADQKLLTAVAGGNPPDVALFDRFKVGSWATQDALTDLTDMAAEDGIKGDTYYPYAWEEANYQGKLYGLPYTTDARMLYYNKDHFKAAGLDPENPPKTTKELEEAAEKLTKKEGKRFKQIGFIPWYGQGWLYGWGWSYGGEFYNKETGEVTANDPKIVEALTWMAGVAQKFGVEDIAGFESSAGTGAMDPFISGQISMKVDGNWAISSIEKYKPDLNYGVTPIPTPTGTDFTTWSGGHAIVLPKGAKNVEAAWEFAKYFGSEEGQEVYFAELPGDLSVIPSVNEKLGRGDNKMLKKFTDILPNSHSRPVIPEGQLMWNELVDATEKTARGKGTAQENLDKATETVNKALEKYK; this is translated from the coding sequence GTGAAAATTCGGGGTAAAAAATTTGGAATTTTGAGCATGTCTATTTTTCTTATTTTCAGTTTAGTTTTAGCTGCCTGTTCGTCAGAGGAATCAGGTGCTTCAGATGACGGCGGAAAAGCAAAAGGCACGACAGAAATAACTCTCTGGCATGGTTATACTGATATTGGTTTACAGGCATTGAAAAAAATGGTAGCAGCTTTCGAAGAAAAAAATCCTAATATTAAAGTGAAAATGGTGTATACCGAAGCTAGTGAAGGAGCAGACCAAAAACTTTTAACTGCTGTAGCTGGCGGTAATCCACCTGACGTAGCTCTTTTTGACCGATTTAAGGTTGGTTCATGGGCAACTCAAGATGCACTTACAGATTTAACTGATATGGCTGCTGAAGACGGCATAAAAGGGGATACTTATTATCCATATGCTTGGGAGGAAGCGAACTATCAAGGGAAATTATATGGACTTCCTTATACAACAGATGCACGCATGCTTTATTATAATAAGGACCATTTTAAGGCAGCCGGATTAGATCCAGAAAATCCGCCTAAAACTACTAAAGAATTGGAAGAAGCTGCAGAAAAGCTAACGAAAAAAGAAGGAAAACGTTTTAAACAAATTGGTTTTATTCCATGGTACGGTCAAGGTTGGCTTTATGGCTGGGGATGGAGCTATGGCGGGGAATTCTACAATAAAGAAACTGGTGAAGTAACAGCAAATGATCCTAAAATTGTTGAAGCGCTAACGTGGATGGCAGGTGTCGCTCAAAAATTCGGTGTAGAGGACATTGCTGGATTTGAAAGTTCTGCAGGTACTGGGGCTATGGACCCGTTTATTTCAGGACAAATCAGTATGAAAGTGGATGGAAACTGGGCAATATCTTCTATTGAAAAATACAAACCAGATTTGAATTATGGAGTAACACCTATTCCTACTCCAACTGGCACTGACTTTACTACTTGGTCTGGTGGTCACGCTATTGTCCTGCCAAAAGGTGCAAAAAATGTAGAAGCAGCATGGGAATTCGCAAAGTATTTCGGTTCTGAAGAAGGACAAGAGGTATACTTCGCAGAGCTTCCTGGCGATCTTTCTGTAATACCTAGTGTTAACGAGAAGTTAGGTCGTGGAGATAATAAAATGTTAAAGAAATTTACCGATATCTTACCAAACTCTCATAGCAGACCAGTTATACCTGAAGGTCAATTGATGTGGAATGAATTAGTAGATGCAACAGAAAAAACCGCGAGAGGTAAGGGTACAGCGCAAGAAAACTTAGATAAAGCAACAGAAACTGTCAACAAGGCACTAGAGAAGTATAAATAA
- a CDS encoding GntR family transcriptional regulator: MSKLYKKIYLDILEEIKNGTLKTGDRILSENELAEKFNVSRITTKKALDMLAQRNIIERFQGKGSYVSDINTTTINSTVEEENNTFLTDSNSKQELVGYIFPGIGNDYGIKLLDSIEKECSKHNLAVVIKQTLGKPELEEKAINSLVNLGVRGLILWPSPGKHYSNALLRLIIENYPLVLVDRYLTGIPSSSVCINNKMAAIELTNYMLELGHEHIAYLSPQTGGTSSLEDRLMGFHVAMAERGVRIIPDTILQNMRSSLQECSSINLRELTIDENDRNEIKNIIENNPEITAFITSEYLVAVTLYEVLASLGKKVPEDYSIACFDSPADMIIEPLFTHILQDEEKMGCNAVDILIKHLQENDTPPIHSEVGFKVIKGRSTQSRSMKAVQV; this comes from the coding sequence ATGAGCAAATTATATAAAAAAATTTACCTTGATATTTTAGAAGAAATAAAAAATGGAACATTGAAAACTGGAGATAGAATTCTTTCGGAAAATGAGCTTGCCGAAAAGTTCAATGTAAGCCGTATCACAACAAAAAAAGCGTTAGATATGTTAGCTCAAAGAAATATAATAGAACGTTTTCAGGGAAAAGGATCTTATGTTTCGGATATTAACACGACTACAATTAATTCAACGGTAGAGGAAGAGAATAATACTTTTTTAACTGATTCAAATTCCAAACAGGAATTAGTTGGGTATATCTTTCCGGGGATTGGTAATGATTACGGCATAAAGCTTCTCGATTCGATAGAGAAAGAATGTTCTAAACATAATCTGGCTGTAGTCATTAAACAAACATTAGGTAAACCTGAATTAGAAGAAAAAGCAATAAATTCATTAGTAAACCTTGGAGTTAGGGGGTTAATCTTATGGCCTTCTCCAGGAAAGCATTATAGTAATGCATTACTAAGGTTAATTATAGAGAATTACCCACTTGTTTTAGTAGATAGGTACTTAACAGGAATTCCATCTAGTTCAGTTTGTATTAATAATAAAATGGCAGCAATTGAGTTAACAAACTATATGTTAGAACTTGGACATGAGCATATCGCTTATCTTTCACCTCAAACTGGGGGAACTTCTTCTCTTGAAGATAGACTAATGGGATTTCATGTCGCAATGGCGGAAAGAGGTGTAAGAATTATACCTGATACGATCTTACAGAATATGAGGAGTTCACTGCAAGAATGTTCAAGTATTAATCTTAGAGAGCTAACAATTGATGAAAATGATAGAAACGAAATAAAAAATATAATTGAGAATAACCCTGAAATCACAGCTTTCATAACAAGTGAGTATTTGGTTGCTGTTACTCTCTATGAAGTCTTAGCCTCATTAGGTAAAAAGGTACCAGAAGATTATTCTATTGCATGCTTTGATTCGCCCGCAGATATGATAATCGAACCGCTTTTCACTCATATATTGCAAGACGAAGAAAAAATGGGTTGTAATGCAGTGGATATATTAATTAAACACTTACAAGAAAACGATACGCCTCCAATTCACTCCGAGGTTGGATTTAAGGTAATAAAAGGTAGATCTACACAATCTAGATCAATGAAAGCAGTTCAAGTATAG
- a CDS encoding phosphotransferase — MRGLLDAALLILNIDKNDIEILGEGIGSLVIEQKDGTLFRIAKNMETARQYTKEFHMLPQIRPFLDIEIPLPIIYMVDPSIHPSGIMGYKKLKGTPLNPDLLISKKRNIIAKQLAEFIIKLHKIPIGMLDCNFQQESNNKSHIKILREDTHEILNQVLTVKEQHKMAKWWEEALEDSTFFSHHFVLCHGDLWYENILVDDLCSGITGIIDFSNMTIGDPAKDLATQGYMGEEFYNQILSEYKHSFPEDTTIEHRVKRHQGLRELDGLRYAIKHDNSEIEDSFSKIRNVIFESNVF, encoded by the coding sequence ATGAGGGGTTTGCTCGATGCAGCATTATTAATATTGAACATAGATAAGAATGATATTGAAATTTTAGGTGAGGGAATTGGGAGTCTCGTTATTGAACAGAAAGACGGAACTCTCTTTAGGATTGCTAAAAACATGGAAACAGCTCGTCAATACACAAAAGAGTTTCATATGCTACCTCAGATCCGTCCTTTCCTAGATATTGAAATACCGTTGCCTATTATCTATATGGTTGATCCGTCGATCCATCCTTCGGGAATCATGGGATATAAAAAATTGAAGGGAACCCCTCTTAATCCAGATTTACTCATCTCTAAAAAACGAAATATTATTGCCAAACAACTTGCGGAATTTATTATAAAGTTACATAAAATACCAATCGGAATGTTAGATTGCAATTTCCAGCAAGAATCAAACAACAAAAGCCATATAAAGATATTACGTGAAGATACACATGAAATATTAAACCAGGTTTTAACCGTAAAAGAGCAGCACAAAATGGCTAAATGGTGGGAAGAAGCATTGGAAGATAGTACGTTTTTTTCCCATCACTTTGTTTTGTGCCACGGAGATTTATGGTATGAAAACATTTTGGTTGATGATTTATGTTCAGGTATAACGGGAATAATCGACTTTAGTAATATGACTATAGGTGACCCTGCAAAAGATTTGGCAACGCAAGGTTATATGGGAGAGGAATTTTATAATCAGATATTAAGTGAATATAAACACTCATTTCCAGAAGATACGACTATTGAACATAGAGTAAAAAGACATCAAGGACTTCGTGAATTAGATGGATTACGGTACGCAATTAAACATGATAATTCCGAAATCGAAGATTCATTTTCAAAAATAAGAAACGTAATATTTGAATCAAATGTTTTTTGA
- a CDS encoding phosphotransferase → MNSDIAKQAVFNYLQEDAISVNSIVGKGIVNKIYVVRTANHKVVIRMNDDPSSFREYEKERWCILNAIYKGIPSPEVLTIGKIGNIAYMIQTHIDGVNGVDAALDKTYIWRKLGMYAKSIHTIEVKGFGEVLFDAEKKIFQAPTHDNFDGTWTSFVNYNITSLTKDDDLIWLGVLDYETSKQVKRRFQGLIDYDFNFGLNHGDLSLKNTVVNKNNEVYLLDWGSSEVNIAPHWDVIQLMQMNILNTNTNEFEAFLDGYGISQHDFKSMEYVLNTLLLLRAFDKLRWAIDRKPQSITEFTNYAKLILHRVL, encoded by the coding sequence ATGAACTCTGACATAGCAAAACAGGCAGTTTTTAATTACTTACAAGAGGATGCAATATCTGTGAATTCAATTGTCGGAAAGGGAATAGTAAATAAAATTTATGTTGTAAGGACTGCAAATCATAAAGTGGTCATTAGAATGAACGATGATCCGAGTTCATTTCGAGAATATGAAAAAGAACGCTGGTGTATCCTAAATGCTATTTATAAGGGAATTCCAAGCCCAGAGGTACTAACAATTGGAAAAATCGGTAATATAGCCTACATGATCCAAACACATATTGACGGCGTGAATGGAGTAGATGCCGCGTTAGATAAAACGTATATTTGGAGAAAGTTAGGTATGTACGCGAAATCAATTCATACAATTGAGGTAAAAGGTTTTGGAGAAGTACTGTTTGATGCTGAAAAGAAAATCTTTCAAGCACCGACACATGACAACTTTGATGGGACATGGACCAGTTTTGTAAACTACAACATTACTAGTTTAACAAAAGATGATGATCTAATATGGTTGGGTGTATTAGATTATGAAACATCAAAACAGGTTAAGCGTCGATTTCAAGGACTGATTGATTATGATTTTAACTTTGGCTTAAATCATGGGGATCTTTCCTTAAAAAATACAGTAGTGAATAAAAATAACGAGGTTTATTTATTAGATTGGGGTAGTTCAGAAGTAAATATTGCTCCTCATTGGGATGTTATTCAATTAATGCAGATGAATATCTTAAATACTAATACAAATGAATTTGAGGCATTTCTAGATGGGTACGGAATTAGTCAACATGACTTTAAGTCTATGGAATATGTATTAAATACTTTATTATTACTAAGGGCCTTTGATAAACTCCGCTGGGCAATTGATCGTAAACCCCAATCAATTACAGAATTTACAAATTATGCAAAGTTAATCTTACATAGAGTTTTATAA
- a CDS encoding phytanoyl-CoA dioxygenase family protein, which produces MVTGLKTISQEQKDQFEKEGYLIIKEVFTKQEITEIDQTFMEMSKEAIPGCFEPIMDHSSEDEDPLKRYPRMMHPHRVNDLAMKYMLHPKIMLILSDLFDENALAAQSMFYFKPPLARGQALHQDNFYLKVEPGTCIAAWTAVDRADQENGTLLVVPKTNNDEIYCPELADSKESFTNHYVKVPIGLKAVPAIMDQGDVLFFNGNLIHGSYRNKTKDRFRKAFICHYAGESTTKIGNFYSPLFREDGSKVEPETNQDSGPCGNEFEAGYPH; this is translated from the coding sequence ATGGTAACTGGATTAAAAACAATTTCTCAGGAGCAAAAAGATCAGTTTGAAAAAGAAGGTTATTTAATCATTAAAGAAGTATTTACTAAACAAGAGATAACAGAAATCGATCAAACCTTTATGGAAATGAGTAAAGAAGCGATTCCTGGTTGTTTTGAGCCTATAATGGATCATTCCTCAGAAGATGAAGATCCACTTAAGCGATATCCAAGAATGATGCATCCTCATCGTGTAAATGATTTGGCTATGAAATACATGCTTCATCCAAAAATTATGCTCATCTTGTCTGATTTATTTGATGAAAATGCTTTGGCAGCTCAAAGCATGTTTTACTTTAAGCCGCCTCTTGCACGGGGGCAAGCTTTGCATCAAGACAATTTTTATTTAAAAGTAGAGCCTGGAACGTGTATTGCTGCATGGACGGCTGTAGACCGAGCTGATCAAGAAAATGGTACTTTACTGGTTGTTCCAAAAACGAATAATGATGAAATTTATTGCCCAGAATTAGCTGACTCTAAAGAATCGTTTACTAATCATTATGTAAAAGTGCCAATAGGTTTGAAAGCGGTACCAGCTATTATGGATCAAGGAGATGTCTTATTTTTTAATGGGAATTTAATTCATGGCTCTTATCGGAATAAAACGAAGGACCGGTTTCGTAAAGCTTTTATTTGTCATTATGCAGGAGAATCAACTACAAAAATAGGCAACTTTTACAGCCCGCTGTTCAGAGAAGATGGAAGCAAGGTTGAACCAGAAACAAATCAAGATTCTGGTCCATGTGGAAATGAGTTTGAAGCAGGGTACCCACATTAA
- a CDS encoding helix-turn-helix domain-containing protein produces MPDVDFPSDYEVYPEPGVLIAGHFLVKETYKTKRPKGMSDWLITFTLGGEGYFKVDDENITCSQGDVTLLKPMVPHQYGTSKGKDWNFLWAHFSPELFETNYLSDEKLVRLTMENGYGRNRLSHAFEKLIQDYRERNKYWYELCQNSLKEILLLIAQKQKHSMEPRIEEVLHILSIQMSESIKIEELARKVGLSPSRLSHLFKENVGSSILETLKQMKLNQAALLLEHTDQKASEVAVEVGFQNYNHFAIQFRKRFGVAPRNYKKLKQQHSYKTYGLKNHL; encoded by the coding sequence ATGCCGGATGTAGATTTCCCATCAGATTATGAGGTATATCCAGAGCCAGGTGTCTTAATCGCTGGGCACTTTCTTGTAAAGGAAACGTATAAAACAAAACGGCCTAAAGGCATGAGTGATTGGTTAATAACTTTTACTCTTGGAGGAGAGGGCTATTTCAAAGTCGATGATGAAAACATTACATGCAGTCAAGGTGACGTCACCTTATTAAAGCCAATGGTACCTCATCAATATGGAACTAGTAAAGGAAAAGATTGGAATTTCCTATGGGCTCATTTTTCTCCAGAGCTCTTTGAAACAAACTATCTTTCTGATGAGAAGCTAGTTAGACTTACGATGGAAAACGGCTATGGAAGAAATAGGTTGAGCCATGCCTTTGAGAAGCTTATTCAAGATTACCGAGAGAGAAATAAATATTGGTATGAGTTATGTCAAAATTCGTTAAAGGAAATTCTTTTACTTATAGCTCAAAAGCAAAAACATTCAATGGAACCGCGTATAGAAGAAGTTCTTCATATACTATCTATACAAATGAGTGAGTCTATTAAAATTGAAGAGTTAGCAAGAAAAGTTGGGCTATCACCCTCTAGACTTTCCCATTTATTCAAGGAAAACGTAGGGAGCTCTATTTTGGAAACATTAAAACAAATGAAATTAAATCAAGCTGCGCTTTTACTAGAGCATACTGACCAGAAAGCATCTGAAGTTGCAGTAGAAGTTGGATTCCAAAACTATAATCATTTCGCTATTCAATTCCGCAAACGATTTGGTGTTGCGCCAAGAAATTATAAAAAATTAAAGCAACAACATTCTTACAAAACATATGGACTGAAAAATCACCTTTAG
- a CDS encoding AraC family transcriptional regulator, with protein sequence MIHTQDKQSGLFQMDIPQIEMAGDFIIKSGWTLGPRSLTEYELVYFPNGSKTKYEVFDRTYLLNESCFIITRPSEEHMYIFDQIQPTRHLFIHFKCDVAKSDSPLKDLILNGSSYIAAEETSFVPRMLKHILYLADTRPYQWYERCNYLLLAALAELNGTTELKKTEPNSKIKPIQIIRALDYIDKNLTRNLNVAEVANITGWTHEHFTRIFTDHIGLPPQKAIMYRRVERACQHLLHEQWSIKQIAFAVGFKDEHYFSRTFIKVKGITATEYRNKYADSRLHHLAPAEEYSSPYPFNKYILFS encoded by the coding sequence ATGATACATACTCAAGATAAACAAAGTGGTTTATTTCAAATGGATATACCACAAATTGAAATGGCTGGAGACTTTATTATTAAATCTGGCTGGACTTTAGGTCCTAGAAGCCTAACTGAATATGAATTAGTTTATTTCCCAAATGGTTCAAAAACTAAATACGAAGTGTTCGATCGTACTTATTTATTAAATGAATCATGTTTTATTATCACACGACCTTCAGAAGAACACATGTATATTTTTGACCAAATACAACCGACAAGACATCTCTTTATTCACTTCAAATGTGATGTTGCAAAATCAGATTCACCATTAAAAGACTTAATTTTAAATGGGTCCTCATATATTGCTGCCGAGGAAACATCCTTCGTTCCCCGCATGTTGAAACATATTTTGTATTTAGCAGATACAAGACCTTATCAGTGGTATGAAAGGTGTAATTATTTGTTATTAGCAGCACTGGCAGAACTAAACGGAACTACCGAATTAAAGAAGACTGAACCAAATAGTAAAATTAAACCTATTCAAATAATAAGAGCACTAGACTATATTGATAAAAACCTTACCCGTAATCTTAATGTTGCAGAAGTTGCAAATATTACTGGTTGGACACATGAGCATTTTACGCGCATTTTTACTGATCACATTGGTCTTCCACCTCAAAAGGCAATAATGTATCGGCGTGTTGAACGTGCATGTCAGCATCTTTTGCATGAGCAATGGAGTATTAAACAAATTGCATTTGCAGTCGGTTTTAAAGACGAGCATTATTTTTCACGCACTTTTATTAAAGTAAAAGGAATAACTGCTACTGAATACCGCAACAAATATGCTGATTCCCGGCTGCATCATTTAGCACCTGCTGAAGAATACAGTTCTCCATACCCTTTCAACAAATATATATTATTTTCATGA
- a CDS encoding alpha-glucosidase/alpha-galactosidase, with the protein MSKITFIGAGSTVFAKNVLGDCMFVPALAGFEFALFDIDEQRLKDSENMLNNIKKNYKINITIKSYLDRKEALRGAKYVINAIQVGGYKPSTVIDFEIPKKYGLQQTIADTIGIGGIFRSLRTIPVMLDFARDIEEVCPDALLLNYTNPMASLTGAMLRYTNVKTVGLCHSVQVCTSHLFKSLGMDPEGIEEKIAGINHMAWLLEVKRDGEDLYPEIKRRAKEKQQKKHDDMVRFELMDKFGYYVTESSEHNAEYHPYFIKSKYPELIDRFNIPLDEYPRRCVDQIERWESMRDDIVNNSQLTHTRSHEYGSRIIEAMETNAPFKFGGNVLNTGRLISNLPEKACVEVPCVVDRSGIMPVYIGDLPEQLAALNRTNINTQLLTIEAAISGKRESVYQAAMLDPHTAAELSMDDIIAMCDELIEAHGDWLPQFTDNGSVLYVK; encoded by the coding sequence TTGTCTAAAATTACATTTATTGGTGCAGGCAGTACCGTTTTTGCAAAGAATGTTCTTGGAGATTGTATGTTTGTACCAGCGTTAGCAGGTTTTGAATTTGCCCTTTTCGATATTGATGAACAGCGTTTAAAAGACTCTGAAAACATGCTTAATAACATAAAGAAAAACTATAAGATAAATATCACAATTAAATCTTATTTAGATCGAAAAGAGGCATTAAGAGGAGCCAAATATGTGATCAATGCCATTCAAGTTGGCGGCTACAAACCAAGTACAGTTATAGATTTTGAGATTCCCAAAAAGTATGGCCTGCAGCAAACGATCGCAGATACAATTGGAATTGGTGGGATTTTCCGATCATTACGTACAATTCCTGTAATGCTTGATTTTGCCAGGGATATTGAAGAGGTTTGTCCCGATGCTCTGTTGTTAAATTACACGAATCCAATGGCATCATTAACTGGAGCAATGCTTCGTTATACAAATGTAAAAACGGTTGGGCTATGCCACAGTGTTCAGGTTTGCACAAGTCATCTTTTCAAATCATTAGGAATGGATCCAGAAGGAATTGAAGAAAAAATTGCCGGCATTAACCATATGGCATGGCTGCTTGAGGTAAAGCGTGACGGCGAGGATTTGTATCCTGAGATCAAACGCCGTGCAAAGGAAAAACAACAAAAAAAGCATGATGATATGGTTCGCTTTGAATTAATGGATAAGTTTGGATATTATGTAACAGAATCATCAGAGCATAATGCTGAATATCACCCTTATTTTATCAAAAGTAAGTACCCAGAGCTCATTGATCGATTCAACATCCCGTTGGATGAATATCCACGTCGTTGTGTTGATCAAATTGAGCGATGGGAATCGATGAGAGATGATATCGTGAATAATAGTCAGCTTACGCATACTCGTTCACATGAATATGGCTCAAGAATTATTGAAGCGATGGAAACGAATGCGCCTTTTAAATTTGGTGGAAATGTGTTGAACACCGGCCGTTTGATCAGCAATCTTCCTGAGAAAGCCTGTGTAGAAGTTCCATGTGTTGTCGATCGAAGTGGGATTATGCCAGTATACATTGGTGATTTGCCAGAGCAACTAGCTGCACTAAACAGAACAAATATCAACACTCAATTACTAACCATTGAAGCTGCTATTTCAGGAAAAAGAGAATCTGTATACCAAGCAGCAATGCTGGATCCACATACTGCTGCAGAGTTATCAATGGATGATATCATTGCAATGTGTGATGAATTAATCGAAGCACATGGAGATTGGTTGCCACAGTTTACGGATAATGGATCTGTGTTGTATGTGAAATAG
- a CDS encoding YesL family protein: MNKLMRVFDWIYRLLYLNALWVLFTLAGLLVFGLFPSTVSMFHIAKEWLSGNKDFPVFNTFFTKFKEEFIRSQLLGVILVAAAILLYFDIQFFFQKDGMLFYMLRYLVLTAGFVFVIMLQFIFPLFVQEKMPLRKFLKNVLFISITRILHSVIMILGCLTIFVVFAKFAGLFIFFFGSTIAVWLTWNAKIAFHKIRQKRAAYQ; the protein is encoded by the coding sequence GTGAATAAATTAATGCGGGTTTTTGATTGGATCTATCGTTTACTCTACCTAAATGCATTGTGGGTACTGTTTACATTAGCTGGACTACTTGTTTTTGGGTTGTTCCCTTCTACTGTTTCAATGTTTCATATTGCAAAAGAATGGCTAAGCGGAAACAAAGATTTTCCTGTATTCAATACCTTTTTCACTAAATTCAAAGAAGAATTTATCAGGTCACAACTTTTAGGAGTTATCCTGGTAGCAGCAGCTATCTTACTCTATTTTGATATTCAATTCTTTTTTCAAAAAGATGGAATGCTCTTTTACATGCTTAGATACCTCGTGTTAACAGCAGGGTTTGTGTTTGTGATTATGCTGCAGTTTATTTTTCCACTTTTTGTCCAAGAGAAAATGCCACTTAGAAAATTTTTGAAAAATGTCTTATTTATTAGTATCACACGGATTCTTCATAGTGTGATCATGATTTTAGGGTGCTTAACGATTTTTGTTGTATTTGCTAAGTTTGCCGGTTTGTTTATCTTTTTCTTTGGAAGTACCATTGCGGTTTGGCTAACATGGAATGCAAAAATTGCATTCCACAAGATCCGGCAAAAGCGAGCTGCATATCAATGA
- a CDS encoding carbohydrate ABC transporter permease, with translation MKISDVQTKTVPNLNVSVSLGKKIKPTRILLHIVLIIGAFLMVAPFLWTLSSSLKDVSQIFLIPPKWFPDPITFQNYPNSLTAMPFGQAYFNSFYITAVVVLLNLLTCSMAAYAFAKIRFQGSNLLFILFLATMMIPKQVTMVPLYLIMDYLGWIDTHLSLIVPAGLFNAFGVFLLRQFIRGIPNELSEAAVIDGANPLRIYWSVILPLIKPALAAFGIFAFMGIWNSFLEPLIYLTSPEKFTVPLLLNTFKGLYFTDWSLLMAGTTISVIPVIIVYIFAQKQIIEGVALTGSKS, from the coding sequence ATGAAGATCAGTGATGTTCAAACAAAAACAGTACCGAATCTGAATGTGTCAGTGAGCCTTGGGAAAAAAATAAAGCCAACAAGAATTTTGCTTCACATTGTTTTAATCATTGGTGCCTTTTTGATGGTTGCTCCATTTTTGTGGACACTAAGCAGTTCCTTAAAAGATGTATCGCAAATTTTCCTTATACCTCCAAAATGGTTTCCGGATCCAATTACTTTTCAAAACTATCCGAACTCATTAACGGCAATGCCGTTTGGTCAAGCATATTTTAATAGTTTTTATATTACAGCTGTAGTTGTTCTTCTGAATTTATTAACATGCTCAATGGCTGCCTATGCATTTGCTAAAATCCGTTTCCAAGGTTCTAACTTATTATTTATTTTGTTTTTAGCAACAATGATGATTCCAAAACAAGTAACAATGGTGCCGCTTTATTTGATCATGGATTATCTAGGCTGGATTGATACACATTTATCGTTAATTGTCCCTGCTGGTTTGTTTAATGCATTTGGGGTGTTCTTATTGCGACAATTCATTAGAGGGATTCCAAATGAATTAAGTGAAGCAGCTGTTATTGATGGAGCAAATCCATTACGGATTTATTGGAGTGTCATCTTACCATTAATTAAACCAGCATTAGCCGCATTCGGCATCTTTGCTTTTATGGGAATTTGGAACAGTTTCTTAGAGCCATTAATCTATTTGACATCACCAGAAAAGTTTACTGTGCCTTTACTGTTAAATACATTTAAAGGTTTATACTTTACTGATTGGTCGTTATTGATGGCTGGAACGACAATCTCAGTTATCCCAGTCATTATTGTGTATATTTTTGCACAAAAACAAATTATTGAAGGTGTTGCTTTAACAGGTTCGAAGAGCTAA
- a CDS encoding carbohydrate ABC transporter permease, whose translation MRSRQNLWGYTFLAPQLIGLIAFSLIPVIFTLVLSFMKWDGFGAKEFVGLANYIDQFTEPDFWKALVNTVYYTVLVIPFSIGISLAVAIALNKIKGKNIYRLFYFMPVVTSSVSIGVIWMWILNGDFGILNQVLANIGIDGPMWLTDTKWVMPSIALLSIWWGLGYNMVIFLAGLQGISKSYYEAADIDGASSWQKFLHITLPLLSPTTFFITIMAIISSFQVFDQAYVMTSGGPAKSSYTFVYHIYEAAFVDFKMGISSASAMILFVIILMFTLFQFKMSKRWVHYEDQ comes from the coding sequence TTGAGAAGTCGTCAAAATCTATGGGGATATACATTTCTAGCTCCTCAATTAATCGGTTTAATCGCGTTCTCATTAATTCCAGTTATTTTCACACTCGTATTGAGCTTTATGAAATGGGATGGGTTTGGTGCAAAGGAATTTGTCGGTCTAGCAAACTATATCGATCAATTTACAGAACCTGACTTTTGGAAAGCATTAGTGAATACCGTCTATTACACAGTTTTGGTTATCCCATTTAGTATTGGAATCTCTTTAGCAGTTGCAATTGCTCTAAATAAAATAAAAGGGAAAAACATTTACCGTTTGTTCTATTTCATGCCAGTTGTCACAAGTTCCGTATCAATCGGTGTCATTTGGATGTGGATTTTAAACGGTGACTTCGGAATCCTAAATCAAGTTTTAGCTAACATTGGAATCGATGGTCCGATGTGGCTGACCGATACAAAATGGGTTATGCCGTCGATCGCACTCTTAAGTATTTGGTGGGGATTGGGCTATAACATGGTTATTTTCTTAGCAGGACTTCAAGGGATTTCAAAATCCTATTATGAAGCAGCAGATATTGATGGGGCATCTAGTTGGCAGAAATTTCTTCATATCACATTGCCATTGTTATCACCAACAACCTTCTTTATTACAATCATGGCGATCATTTCGTCATTCCAAGTGTTTGACCAAGCCTATGTAATGACAAGTGGGGGACCGGCAAAATCAAGCTACACATTCGTTTATCACATTTATGAAGCAGCATTCGTTGACTTTAAAATGGGTATTAGTTCTGCATCTGCTATGATTCTATTCGTCATCATTCTCATGTTTACGTTATTCCAGTTTAAGATGTCAAAAAGGTGGGTTCATTATGAAGATCAGTGA